The following nucleotide sequence is from Salvia splendens isolate huo1 chromosome 2, SspV2, whole genome shotgun sequence.
TGCTTGGTTTCTGCAGTGGGAAGAGCAGTCTCAACTTGAATGTATGTTGTAGTAAGACATAAATATAATGAACGAGTTTAGGGAAAATGaggttttcttgatttgatattttcttgtgaACGAATGACTGTGATCTGTTTGATCATTGTTGTGGTTAGTTTGTGATGAGTATTGTGATTAGTGTTGGAATCTTTTGCTTGGTATCTGTGGTGGGGAGAGCAATCTCAGCTCAAATGGTTGTAAACGAGGTTTTCTTGATACGATAAATGTATGCTTGGGATGAATGAGATCTGTCTGAAGATGACAATGATGCATACTAGCTGGTTTTTGTGTGGTGGAAGTTTGATTGATTTATGATTAGTTTGAGATGAGCAGTGTGATTTAGTGTTGGAACGAGGATTACTTCAGATGGCCTTATTTTACCTTTTTAGTTGTGATACTTTATCTGGTTTCAAACACAGTTTCTTCTCTTGTGACATACTGCTTTTGAAATGTAACTTTGGGGTATTATTACAATCTAATATTCTAGAAGATTGCTCTAGGAATAAGCGTTGCGTGACAACCAGGAAGTAGCTCGATTATAGGGCGATTCTATAGAATTAACTCATGCTTGCTATAACTGGCACTCCTCCATTCGAACTCTAGTTTACTACAGGGGGCTATTTGATCAGCTTCGTCTTTGCAAATCTTGAATAAATCTACGGATGTTACCCTCATCTTTTTGTTCTAAAAACTCTGTTTGCTTCTAATGCCTTGTTGTTTACTATATTCAGGCTACGGTGCAGCGGGATATGCTCTTTTCGTTGCAGTTTATGCAGGATTAGAAGTAAGAAACCAGATATCTTGTTGAGCCTGACTACTGTTTAATATTCGCTACTTGAGCTATCTTCATCTGCAAATATTGGCATCAAATCTTATTATATGTTATAGATGGTCTTTATTGTTTGCTCGACTCTTAGAACTATCAGCTGTCTTAAATTCGCGATGAATTGATGCAAGTTACTGTGTGTGCTGTAGATTCTTGCATTACCAGCCATTCCATTGACTATGTCCGCTGGTCTTCTCTTCGGCACGTTTACTGGGACAATTATCGTCTCTATTAGTGGCACGGTGAGTTTCAAATAGATTGGATAGATAACGATGCAAACTGTGTATTAAGCCATCTTACTTTCATTCAGGTTGCAGCCAGCATCGCGTTCCTAATTGCCAGATATTTTGCTCGTGAACGAATTCTAAAGCTTGTTGAAGGGAACAAGAAATTTCTTGCAATAGACAAAGCCATTGGGGAAAACGGTTTTAAGGTTGTTACTCTGCTCCGTTTGAGCCCGTTGCTGCCATTCTCTCTTGGAAATTACCTCTATGGACTTACATCAGTCGAATTCATCCCATACGTCTTGGGAAGGTCAGCttcctcttttttctctttcatgTGTACTTATGTTCTGCTCTCAAAACTTGCATTTCTTGGAAGTGAGCATTTGCACGATTCTCGTGGTTTGAGAGACCATCTTCTTCGCTTACGAAGTTACTGTTTTGAGCGAGCATGTTGATACGAATCCCTCTTCGTGCAGTTGGCTAGGTATGCTCCCAGGTACATGGGCATATGTGAGTGCTGGCGCTTTTGGTCGAGCTATACTTGTGAGTCTCTAACCTTGAGGCGTCGATATCTTCTATTTTTGTGTCAAATGTGAAGTTTGCTTCGTCTTTCATCAATCCAAGAATTTGGGATTTTGCTCCTATGCTTATTACAACCATAGAAACAAAGTGGCAACTATTTCTCAAGAATCTCCTAATGGGGGATATCGCCGTGCTTGTTCACGAGCTAATGACACGTTTTCTTGCTTGCTCTTCTCCAGCAAGAGGAGTCTGAGCTAAGAGGGCTAACCGGAGGGAACGGACAGCTATGGACACTTGGGATTGGGCTATTAGCGACGGCGCTAGCAGCAACGTATGTGACAAGGCTGGCCCAGGTACTAGTCCGGATTTCTGGTAAATTGTCGCCCGCGGCTCATGATGAATCCCGACAATTTGTGCCCGAGTTTTTTAGTTGTCATCTGAAGTGAGTCTTGTTTATTTGTTGATGCAGGATGCTGTGAAAGATATCGAGTAGATAAGGTGGAACATGGCATCAAATGTTGATAGATACCATGTATATATTGAGAACTACTTCATCaacaaaatactactagtatctTCTCCATAATTAGTATGATTCTGCTatactagtttttttttaatctactttcttcacattttttaaaCTGTGCTCGAATCAAAATGAGCATACATTACAGATAGAGGGAGTAGTTTTCAGTTAACACGACCAAATATATATAGTTTTGAGATATGAAGCTAGGCTCCGTTGCTAACTATCATAAGGCATCACCAGTGGGGcgcctaaagcccgccctatgcaccgctacgtcagtattttatcttcttaccattccacctgcagtggggcgccctataggttttgctattgttttgttaattaatttaaatgttttcaaatatataaatgcaaattaattaaaaaacacaacgattaaatgAAAAACGGCAaatactacattgattaaaaaaaagttgagaGTGGAAAACTGAATCgaaaggttacaaatgaaaTGTGGGGTAgaggtatttatataaacacaatttttgaatttaaaaaataaaaaaaataaaaaatgcgttgcatcgtccgcgctttgtccgcggactaagcttagGGCGAGGACAACGCATCGTCCATCgcccgcgcacccacagtggcggacgatggcgcgcccgatgcatccGGCGGCCTATTGTTCGCCCCACTGTGAATGCCCTAAATTGCTAACGGTTAGCTATGTCAACGGTAAACACGAAGACATAATAATATCAGTTTTTAAATCATTTTCAATAAATACTCAtattcctctttttttttttttggcaacAATCGACCAAGAgggatttaaaaattaatactcctataatGCACTGcacaattaaaaataacataatttatttattagagATGTTGAGTTAATGTATTTTATGCtattaatgaaaattaaatatgataaatGAAAAATCAATAACATCAAGAACATACTCTATTCGCTCTGCCCATAATggttaaaaattagaaaaaccCAAAATCCGCTACTCCTTCGGCCACATCCTCCCCTGCTGCGCCGGAATCCTCAATAACTGGGTGGTTGCTGGTTGCGCTAGTTCCAATTATTCAATTTCAAAACATACGGTGACTATTTCTCACTTCATTTGACATGCTTGttttatttttcagatttttctctGAGATTTTAAACCTTTGTATGAAACGAAATCGGTATTGTTTGTGCTGTGAAATAAGATACGACGGATTCTTATGCTATGTTATTGAATGTTTGGAGGTGTGTTTTGGTCGATCTGCATTCTGCAAGATCATCAAAATTACAATTTTCATGTTTATGTTTAAATTTCGAAGCTTGTGAGTAATGTGCTTCGGCTTCTAGGGAATACGACTGGTATTGACTGTTGTTAGGGCTTTTGCATATTTGAATTACCTGAGATATTTTACTAGATATATTAAACCCTAAGCTCGAGCTAGGTTGAGCTAGGTTCGGTttacttaaaaattaaaataaacctTAAATGATCCAATTGCAAGAATAGGAATTTTGTAACAGATTGAGCTAGGGCTCAAGTAAAGAAGGCTGAGCTCTTAGAAAATGTAAAGGAGTTGAGTTGAGCTGCGCTGGGCTTGAGCTTGAGATAGTATGTTTATGTCTCAGCTTTGCTTTACTACACCTGTACTAATCCCCTGCTGCTCCCGGTATCCAGACCTACCCAATTCCCCTGACCGTCCACGGTCCATGAACACCGATCACCCACCTTGCTTATGTTTTGCAGATCATCTCTCTGTAGTTCATCCCTTGTTGGAAAAAAGACCCTTTTATAAAGGTGTGTCAAATGCTTTGAGATGTGTTTGTCAAAAGTTTGTTGTTGCAGATTTGCACACCTGTGATTGGAGATGAATTTGGTTTCCCGGTGTGAGTCAGACCATAGTTGGGATTTGGTTGAAAgggaggcgatggtggcggtGGCTAAGGATGATAGAAGTGTGGCAATGTGGTTGGGGCTGTTTTGATTTGAAAGGGCGGCTTAGAAGATTAGGATAAATTTCTCATTCAGTTATTCTCATAAGTGTTTCCTtagtttattttaaatattatgatGTGTATTTTAAAGAATTTGGCACGTAGGTTGATACATTTCTTGTGGTGTGATATGTTAGGCTTACTCTCACATTTGTTATGACCTTTAACCGATATTTGCTGGTTATTTCCTCTCAGAAAACCTTTTAAATCTCTTGTTAAAGAATTATTCATGCTGAACCTTGTATCATAATGTCCTAGCTCCTATATGATACAAAGGTTCAATCATTGTAATCCTTGTTGAGAAATGTTCAGAGCAGAGTGGCTGTAGGTGTTGGTGTAGCctcaatatatatttttttttccattttgaactTATAATTTGGTCTGAAACTGGAAATTtgaaaatactactccctaatTGTGTTAGTCATATTCTGgttatattattcatttttgagaTAGGAACTTAAGCACAAGGGGTTATATTTCTAGTGATGTTCATCGCTTCTTTTAAGTCGAGGGGCATGCCTTATAATATCTGACATTTGCATCCTCATTTCTGAATTGCCCTGCATATATTCGCACGTTGAGGAAGTATGATATATGATGCTGCCCTTCATGTTTAAACTATTCAGATTTTCCACCACCTTCTCAGGTTCGCGTTCAGATGCAATGGGAGCTTCCACTAAACCAAGGCTTTCAGGGATGCAGTTGCAAGTCCTTGCCTTATACAGAGGATTCTTACGAGCAGCACGCATGAAATCCCCTGAAGAGCGTAGCAGAATCGAAGCACTTGTGTCTCAAGAGTTCCGCCGGAACTCCTCACAGGTTGATCGTAAGAACTACCTCTACATCGAGTATTTAGTTCGGCGTGGAAAgaagcagcttgatcagctcaAGAGCCCGGAAACTGTTGGATTGGCTTCCCTTAATGTTGAAGCTTCTCAAGCAAAAACATCTTagcttttttttcaaaaataaattttaacaaaattattgGAATGGCAATCTTATGATTGATAGGTTAGATGTTATGTGTGCATTTGTAACAATTGTTTAAGGTATTATCACatagatattttttttaaaataatcattaaagATGAGAGACTTATTCTTTTATTGTGATGATAATTACTGTTTCATTATTTTAGCTACTGATAGATGGTTCACAGTTCTTTCATGGGATATTTACTAATTTGGAACCTAATCTTTGGGGCatcagtttttttaaaaaaataaaaaaattagacacCACAAAATAGCTAAAGGTTGGGGATTTTTTTTCTGAAAGTCCCAAAATACGTATTTAACAATCGCCAAAAAAATCTTTAATTGTGTCAAATTACTAATTTTGCTATCCACGTCAGATACTGATGTAGCTCACTCGTATTTGATTATGTCATGTTTAATAGTATTAATATATTTACACTAAATTTTGTGCCGCTGACATACTACTTAATTATAATATCAACAAATTATTCTATAGTAGGAAtccattatttaaaattaatatgttTTCTCTTTTTAACCCTGTCCTAATATTCCCATGATAACTTTAAGTAGCTGgcaaaatattagtaaaaaattAACACTCGAAGTTAGGcctataattaattatagacATATTCCTAGAAACATCAAACATCATCCTAAGGAACGTCTATAAATTTTATTCCATTTATTtaacaatataaaattataGTGTGCAATCTGCACAAGAAAAGCACCAGCAAATCATAATGACTCTCTAATTTGAGAGGAAGAAGCAAAGATTTAATGCTATTTGGCATATATTCTTATAAAAAGAATTTCTACAATAGTTAGGTGtcatttaatataatttatcccaaagaaaatattatgcgtACAAACAAGGACAAGGAATATGTGCATTTGTAATTTATTAAGTCATATGGGATACATATAGCTAGGGATTAATTATACTTATATTGTTGCAAAAATACCAGTACaagatttgaaattaaattgcCAATGTTGCAAACTAGGGATTAAATGTTACAAACGAATGGttttaaaaactgaaaaacaaTCAATCTAATTCCGTCccgtattttatttcattgctATCTCAAAGAAGGAGGGATCTTTCACTTTGAATCCTCTactgatgattccgcgaattattgatgatgatgaatgctcgtaaaaataaattacgacacggtgaatttacgtggttcgatttactgaggtaaatctacgtccacgggaagaagggagggcaagattgtattgcttgatctgggattacagcttacaacacagacttgctatatgattttatctctagagagcttaacccttttctatctgatctaagttctatttatacattgaactaagatcgtggtttgcagccccactaacaagatcgtgggtgagcaataactgctcaataactgcttcataccactaaatagatcgtgggtatagtggagatcgtggaggcctttcatgagtccactaactcctagttcggtcgaatgctgagaccgaactgctggactttaccgatcaactcttgccgatctgagaggagagcttgactggtcggcttttaccgagctgtaggctgagtccgaactctttggtcgtgccgaactctttggtgccgaacagatactctttcttgggctctgggctgatgggccgtcactgttattgggcttgccattagggtttagttcgtaccccatcactaccccccccgaaaagcgaagtgaatcacttcggcgaggtgagtcacttcggcattctggataatggtaagggggaggctgacgtcaggggacgtgccttgcgcgtgcctgcattaaatgcgacagtaaaatccggccgttgaatcctgaaaaggtgggattcgaaacggcgcaacgatctcgaaatctttcccgaatctgataagtatgctcctttttcctcatttgaacacttttgctgttgcgtcttctatactctctctttttcgagaaattttcttccgctttcaagagcttcttcagactttcatcatcttcaaaaagtaagaaaaatgtcttcttcttcttcggagtcgggtagcggtaggaaaggggataaggggtcttctggccggaaagagtccggggagaagaccgtagagtatttccatagtattttgagtaaggatactgtgatatccctacccgaaaaatacttttttcctggggggaaggcggtggtacctgacggtgatcatagggctgactccccgccggaggggtacgccaccgtgtacgaggcctgcttagaatgcgggcttcgtttccccctcccttctgcctttatagatttactagatttttttcagcttcctttaggccaagtgactccgaactcttggaggcacttgtcggccttcgctgccgaactccgtaggttaggaagggatttgtctttgaaggcgatccttaaattctttcaatttaagaggaaggggtcttggttttacttgatccctttacagccctttagagccttttgtaaaacgaagtggccgaagtggcaaaatcgcttcttctactatgataggaccgcggctcctagttttccctggagagggccggagtccgttatccgtcaccctcggcctgaaccgttggacgagctcgatggcgagctcaacaagattcccatagttaggaaacaatacacggagtctgagctcgtcaagggcgacgtcgtgttcgacatctcgtcttcggacgaagaggccgagggtgaggatttctttttacctttatgctctactgctttaacaaagaaaatctgactttgctttcttgctttttggcagtgtacatgctgagtaaagctagccgcaaatcttcggagtccaaggagccggagaggccgaaaaccaccagctcggcgtctgatgccgagaggactccgaaaaggcaaaaaacctcttcggatccgaagaagccggagtcgacttcggcaaaggggaaggggagggcccagaagcccccgagagcgccagagaaagacgtggtcttggcgcctccttcggaacatatctgtgagccgtttttatggcccacggacttcgccgaggtgaattctcttcttgattttctggccttgcttttttcctgtattttttgtggcccctttgttgacttttttctttattcattttcagaggaacgatatgctctccaagctcgtcgccgtcgaactctccaaagcgtccaatgactatgccgagatgcagaggaagctggcggctgcttgtcatcgggccgaacaggctgaggctaactttgagaaggccagagctgctaggatttcggcccaggatgaaactcagtttgccaaaaaccagctcgtcatccagcgagagcagacgaagcggagcgatgctgctgccgtggttgcccaaggggaggctctccgtgtttacacggagaaactctttttgagcagccagttctcggcctttgtcggtagcctggtaaggctaatcgccgataagggcgagcagggggccgacgtcgtgctgcctctgtacagccgagagatagc
It contains:
- the LOC121781875 gene encoding TVP38/TMEM64 family membrane protein slr0305-like, with product MPTITLTRTAPQRPPCLSLSSATSAAAPLQRSNFCFTLLGFKPKRFHFLKPCSALRETKKSLQQTLPKTPNSAPQSLKRFLNLNPKIENGENRGGDAAEEEDATAAVKGTILAGLLLVGVVGGFGVVGYVYREQINAFLTQFSGFVEGYGAAGYALFVAVYAGLEILALPAIPLTMSAGLLFGTFTGTIIVSISGTVAASIAFLIARYFARERILKLVEGNKKFLAIDKAIGENGFKVVTLLRLSPLLPFSLGNYLYGLTSVEFIPYVLGSWLGMLPGTWAYVSAGAFGRAILQEESELRGLTGGNGQLWTLGIGLLATALAATYVTRLAQDAVKDIE